The proteins below are encoded in one region of Paenibacillus sp. YYML68:
- a CDS encoding DUF5693 family protein — MKDVYVRWNRIALKGLWWLVILGMVAALPIAYERHQTEQDSGRKVDLVFDYRDLLEISDLQPDPQGFVKQQLSELKQHGVNSLAVYEATLNELKLTRRVEVYSAKEAALLMQTVPAPGENYTYVLFADRNAEQQLLPLITDAFTLSGVKTRPWSYQGKSGLVIELAMDEALLLTMEPDLSVMRELKEQGFSIVVRMSNRRPFQTNPTDKLFAELRKLGVKWVIVDGDAVPGFDYAPDTDNLSKMGELMNKHQLGLAAIELQKTPQKGFNGLASRIHHRVVRLHSFTEGDSTKLTENIPAEEMKGRIQGAADRLVLAVKDRNIRMILLNARAVKSADQGKVVNPLEAMYTALDGIGADSAIPRIEKAGYTIGTANSFQLVYSSWQPIVKLLVWVGAIALVALTVAMFAPELALVLFLLGMAGSAGLYVLSSSLFAQALALAAGTCAPTIAVMLALQAARRKREQPSGTPLGFALGLLLRTTLVSAAGILFIVGLLNQITYSLVLEQFRGVSVLHLAPIVLVLIYWLFFLAPLSYGERLAQARAMLNRNISILWVVTAAVIAAAGFYYLSRTGNDGQASTFELMFRSFLENTLGVRPRTKEFLISHPLFILGAYLSYRYRSALLLMLTGVIGQASVVDTFAHLHTPLVISSIRVVYGLAFGIAIGLVLIVAWEIVRRSWHRWAPRVNES, encoded by the coding sequence GTGAAAGACGTATATGTACGGTGGAACCGAATAGCGTTGAAGGGACTGTGGTGGCTCGTCATCCTCGGGATGGTAGCCGCCCTCCCTATTGCCTATGAGCGTCATCAGACGGAGCAAGATTCCGGACGTAAGGTCGATCTAGTGTTCGATTACCGCGATCTTCTGGAGATCTCCGATCTGCAGCCTGACCCGCAAGGCTTCGTCAAACAGCAGCTGAGTGAGCTGAAGCAGCATGGAGTGAATTCCTTGGCTGTCTATGAGGCGACGCTGAATGAGCTGAAGCTGACAAGACGCGTGGAGGTGTATAGCGCGAAGGAGGCTGCCCTCCTCATGCAGACGGTGCCTGCTCCGGGTGAAAATTACACGTACGTGCTGTTCGCCGACCGTAACGCTGAGCAACAGCTGCTGCCACTGATTACAGACGCCTTCACGCTAAGCGGTGTGAAGACTCGTCCGTGGAGCTACCAAGGGAAGAGCGGCCTCGTCATCGAGCTCGCTATGGACGAGGCGCTGCTTCTGACGATGGAGCCTGACCTTTCCGTCATGCGTGAGCTTAAGGAGCAAGGCTTCTCCATCGTCGTGCGGATGTCCAATCGCCGTCCGTTCCAGACGAATCCGACGGACAAGCTGTTCGCCGAGCTTCGCAAGCTGGGCGTCAAGTGGGTGATCGTCGACGGGGATGCAGTACCGGGCTTCGACTATGCTCCGGATACGGACAACCTCAGCAAGATGGGCGAGCTCATGAACAAGCATCAGCTTGGACTGGCCGCCATCGAGCTGCAGAAGACACCGCAGAAGGGCTTCAACGGTCTGGCGAGTCGCATACACCATCGTGTCGTACGACTCCATTCGTTCACAGAGGGCGATTCGACGAAGCTGACAGAGAACATTCCAGCTGAAGAGATGAAGGGCCGTATTCAAGGCGCTGCGGACCGGCTCGTGCTGGCGGTCAAGGACCGCAACATTCGCATGATCTTGCTGAATGCGCGTGCGGTGAAGAGTGCAGACCAAGGCAAGGTCGTCAATCCGCTTGAGGCGATGTACACGGCGCTCGACGGCATCGGTGCAGACAGTGCTATTCCGCGCATCGAGAAGGCGGGCTACACGATCGGCACGGCGAACAGCTTCCAGCTTGTGTACTCGAGCTGGCAGCCGATCGTCAAGCTGCTCGTATGGGTCGGCGCGATAGCGCTCGTCGCGCTGACCGTTGCCATGTTCGCGCCGGAGCTCGCGCTAGTGCTGTTCCTGCTCGGTATGGCTGGCAGCGCGGGGCTGTACGTGCTCAGCTCTAGCTTGTTCGCCCAAGCGCTCGCGCTAGCTGCCGGAACGTGTGCGCCGACGATAGCTGTTATGCTGGCGCTACAAGCTGCGCGGCGCAAGCGAGAGCAGCCGAGTGGCACGCCGCTCGGCTTCGCGCTCGGACTCTTGCTGCGCACGACGCTCGTCTCGGCAGCAGGTATTCTGTTCATCGTCGGATTGCTGAATCAGATCACATACTCGCTCGTGCTCGAGCAGTTCCGAGGAGTGAGTGTGCTGCACTTGGCTCCAATCGTGCTCGTCCTGATCTACTGGCTGTTCTTCCTTGCGCCGCTCTCCTACGGCGAGCGTCTCGCACAGGCCAGAGCAATGCTGAATCGGAATATCAGCATTCTGTGGGTCGTGACGGCGGCCGTTATTGCCGCAGCAGGCTTCTACTACTTGTCCCGTACGGGCAATGACGGACAAGCCTCGACGTTCGAGCTCATGTTCCGCTCGTTCCTCGAGAATACGCTTGGCGTGCGCCCGCGGACGAAAGAGTTTCTCATCTCGCATCCGCTGTTCATTCTCGGCGCTTATCTGAGCTACAGGTATCGGAGTGCATTGCTTCTGATGCTGACAGGTGTCATCGGACAGGCGTCGGTCGTCGATACGTTCGCGCATTTGCATACGCCGCTTGTCATTTCGTCGATACGCGTTGTGTACGGCTTAGCATTCGGCATCGCGATCGGCCTCGTGCTTATCGTAGCTTGGGAGATTGTCAGAAGGAGTTGGCACCGTTGGGCACCGCGAGTAAACGAATCGTAA
- the fabZ gene encoding 3-hydroxyacyl-ACP dehydratase FabZ, with product MLDVTEVQQIIPHRYPFLLVDKILEVEPGVRAVGLKNVTINEPFFQGHFPGYPVMPGVLITEALAQVGAVALLKSGGNEGKIGLLAGINDFRFRQQVKPGDTLILEVVITRSKGSIGKGQATAKVKDAVVAEGEVMFALINP from the coding sequence ATGCTAGACGTAACTGAAGTGCAACAGATTATTCCTCACCGATACCCGTTTCTACTCGTGGATAAGATTCTTGAAGTGGAGCCGGGCGTTAGAGCCGTCGGGTTGAAAAATGTAACGATTAACGAGCCGTTCTTCCAGGGTCACTTCCCCGGTTATCCAGTCATGCCTGGCGTACTCATTACAGAGGCGCTCGCTCAGGTCGGCGCGGTTGCGCTGCTCAAGAGCGGCGGCAACGAAGGGAAGATCGGGCTGCTCGCAGGCATTAACGACTTCCGCTTTCGCCAGCAGGTGAAGCCGGGCGATACGCTTATTCTCGAGGTCGTCATTACGAGGTCCAAGGGCTCCATCGGCAAAGGACAAGCGACAGCGAAGGTGAAGGATGCGGTCGTTGCCGAGGGCGAAGTTATGTTCGCCTTAATCAATCCTTAA
- a CDS encoding phospho-sugar mutase: MSTQTRVQEQMELWLNDPAIDEATKNELRSIAADEKEIEDRFYRDLEFGTGGLRGVIGAGTNRMNAYTVARATQGLAQFVLKQGASAPSVVIAYDSRNQSPEFALESAKVLAGNGIKAYVFESLRTTPELSFAVRHLQATAGIVITASHNPPEYNGYKVYGTDGGQLVPDQAEQVIAEIRGIQSFSDVKRLSRADAEAQGLLEWIGQAVDDAYIEAVASVSLNRELVGKMSDDFRIVFTPLHGAGNLSVRAALAAIGFTHVHVVAEQELPDANFSTVKSPNPEEREAFTLAIEEAKRLGADLIIGTDPDCDRMGAVVKNPQGEYVVLSGNQSGALMVDYLLSNLQQRGELPANGVVVKTIVTSEMGAAVAEAYGAKVLNTLTGFKYIGEKMTQFERTGEAQFLFGYEESYGYLAGTYARDKDAVIASMLICEAAAYYKSQGKTLYDVLQELYAKHGYFLEKLESRTLKGKDGVEQIQAIMHDWRTQPPAELNGLKIAKLEDFQQGLYGLPVENVLKFTLEDDSWFCLRPSGTEPKIKVYFAVRGASAEAASSSLEKLASQVMARVDEFR; this comes from the coding sequence ATGAGTACTCAAACACGTGTTCAAGAGCAAATGGAGCTATGGTTAAACGATCCGGCCATTGATGAGGCCACTAAGAATGAGCTTCGTTCCATCGCTGCAGATGAGAAGGAGATTGAGGACCGCTTCTATCGTGACCTCGAATTCGGCACAGGTGGACTTCGCGGTGTAATCGGCGCAGGTACGAATCGGATGAACGCGTACACCGTAGCGCGCGCGACGCAAGGTCTCGCTCAATTCGTGCTGAAGCAGGGCGCGTCTGCACCATCCGTCGTGATCGCTTACGATTCGCGTAACCAATCGCCTGAATTCGCGCTCGAATCAGCGAAGGTGCTGGCCGGCAACGGAATTAAAGCTTACGTGTTCGAATCGCTGCGCACAACGCCGGAGCTCTCGTTCGCCGTTCGTCATCTGCAGGCTACTGCAGGCATCGTCATTACAGCAAGCCATAACCCGCCTGAGTATAACGGCTACAAGGTGTATGGAACGGACGGCGGCCAGCTCGTGCCGGATCAAGCCGAGCAGGTGATCGCAGAGATTCGCGGTATTCAGTCGTTCAGCGACGTCAAGCGGCTGTCCAGAGCCGATGCAGAGGCACAAGGGCTGCTGGAGTGGATCGGTCAAGCGGTGGATGACGCCTACATTGAGGCGGTAGCGTCGGTTAGTCTCAACCGCGAGCTCGTCGGCAAGATGAGCGATGACTTCCGCATCGTCTTCACGCCGCTTCACGGAGCAGGCAACCTGTCGGTGCGCGCGGCGCTGGCGGCGATCGGCTTCACGCACGTTCACGTGGTGGCCGAGCAGGAGCTGCCGGATGCGAACTTCTCGACGGTGAAGTCGCCGAATCCGGAGGAGCGCGAGGCGTTCACGCTCGCCATCGAGGAGGCGAAGCGTCTTGGCGCCGACCTCATCATCGGGACGGACCCGGATTGCGACCGAATGGGTGCTGTCGTGAAGAACCCGCAGGGCGAGTACGTCGTGCTGAGCGGTAATCAGTCCGGTGCGCTCATGGTCGATTACTTGCTGAGCAATCTGCAGCAAAGAGGCGAGCTGCCAGCGAACGGCGTTGTCGTGAAGACGATCGTGACGAGCGAGATGGGAGCGGCCGTTGCCGAGGCATACGGTGCGAAGGTGCTGAACACGCTGACGGGCTTCAAGTATATCGGGGAGAAAATGACGCAATTCGAGCGCACGGGCGAGGCGCAGTTCCTGTTCGGCTACGAGGAGAGCTATGGCTACCTAGCGGGTACGTACGCGCGTGATAAGGATGCTGTTATTGCATCCATGCTGATCTGCGAAGCGGCAGCTTACTACAAGAGTCAGGGCAAGACGCTGTACGACGTGCTGCAGGAGCTGTACGCGAAGCATGGCTACTTCCTCGAGAAGCTTGAGTCGCGTACGCTTAAGGGCAAGGACGGCGTGGAGCAAATTCAGGCGATCATGCACGACTGGCGCACACAGCCGCCTGCTGAGCTGAACGGTCTGAAGATTGCGAAGCTGGAAGATTTCCAGCAGGGTCTGTATGGACTGCCTGTAGAGAACGTGCTCAAGTTCACGCTGGAGGATGACTCGTGGTTCTGCCTTCGTCCGTCCGGCACGGAGCCGAAAATCAAAGTGTACTTCGCCGTACGCGGTGCATCTGCGGAAGCGGCTTCCTCGTCTCTCGAGAAGCTGGCTTCGCAGGTCATGGCCCGCGTCGATGAATTCCGTTAA
- a CDS encoding DNA-directed RNA polymerase subunit beta, translating into MSDKRKTAQATDTQWLKVLLAIVKWTWIPIVCAGALLAGLMIGYVYIGNRPASEAFELSTWRHIYDLIFSNT; encoded by the coding sequence TTGAGTGATAAACGTAAGACGGCACAGGCTACCGATACGCAGTGGCTGAAGGTCTTGCTCGCCATTGTGAAGTGGACCTGGATACCAATCGTGTGTGCAGGCGCGTTGCTCGCTGGCCTCATGATCGGGTATGTGTACATCGGTAATCGCCCGGCGAGCGAGGCTTTCGAATTGTCGACGTGGCGGCACATTTACGACTTGATTTTTTCCAATACTTAG
- a CDS encoding CDP-alcohol phosphatidyltransferase family protein — protein sequence MWNVPNLLTIARLLLIPVYIIVFQAGHVKSAFFVLLAAGLTDILDGHIARRNKQVTQLGSMLDPLADKLMMITVILLLVWSDRISWLAAAAIFLRDAGMIVGSAIFHFRGLRTVPANSLGKLTTVLYYIAILLLVFELPYAHVYLWLVIGISVAATLLYIVQFNVLNRREKA from the coding sequence ATGTGGAATGTGCCTAATCTGTTAACGATAGCTCGTTTACTGCTCATTCCCGTTTACATCATCGTGTTTCAGGCTGGACATGTGAAGAGCGCCTTCTTCGTTCTGCTCGCAGCAGGCCTAACGGACATTCTAGACGGCCATATAGCTAGAAGGAACAAGCAGGTGACCCAGCTAGGCAGCATGCTGGACCCGCTGGCAGATAAGCTGATGATGATTACGGTTATCTTGCTGCTCGTATGGTCGGACCGCATCTCATGGCTGGCGGCGGCGGCTATTTTTTTGCGTGATGCGGGGATGATTGTCGGCTCGGCGATCTTTCACTTCCGGGGCTTGCGGACCGTACCGGCCAACTCTCTGGGCAAGCTGACGACGGTGCTGTATTACATCGCCATCCTGCTGCTCGTGTTCGAGCTGCCGTATGCGCACGTGTACTTGTGGCTCGTGATCGGCATTTCAGTCGCGGCGACGCTGCTCTACATCGTGCAGTTCAACGTGCTGAACCGACGAGAGAAGGCTTGA